One Actinospica robiniae DSM 44927 genomic region harbors:
- the scpB gene encoding SMC-Scp complex subunit ScpB, translating into MTGGELALPLPPLKTCLEAILMVVDEPATVISLAQVLERPKDEVAEALTELAEEYTVQGRGFELREVGLAGDGSRTGWRIYSRAECAPVVERFVRDGQQAKLTQAALETLAVVAYRQPVSRSKVSAIRGVNCDGVMRTLLARGLVEEYGSDLETGAVLYQTTGYFLERMGLRSLEELPDLAPLLPGAAEVEVEDFA; encoded by the coding sequence CTGACCGGCGGCGAGCTCGCGCTGCCGCTGCCCCCGCTCAAGACCTGCCTCGAGGCGATCCTGATGGTCGTGGACGAGCCGGCCACCGTGATCTCGCTGGCCCAAGTGCTCGAACGGCCCAAGGACGAGGTGGCCGAGGCTCTGACCGAGCTCGCGGAGGAATACACTGTCCAGGGTCGCGGGTTCGAACTGCGCGAGGTGGGCCTCGCCGGCGACGGCTCGCGCACCGGCTGGCGGATCTACTCGCGGGCCGAGTGCGCACCGGTGGTCGAGCGCTTCGTGCGCGACGGCCAGCAGGCCAAGCTGACCCAGGCGGCGCTGGAGACCCTGGCCGTGGTGGCTTACCGCCAGCCGGTGAGCCGGTCGAAGGTCTCCGCGATCCGCGGCGTGAACTGCGACGGGGTGATGCGCACGCTGCTGGCGCGCGGCCTGGTCGAGGAGTACGGCAGCGACCTGGAGACCGGCGCCGTGCTCTACCAGACCACCGGCTACTTCCTGGAGCGGATGGGCCTGCGGTCGCTGGAGGAACTGCCCGACCTGGCCCCGCTGCTGCCCGGCGCGGCCGAGGTCGAGGTGGAGGACTTCGCCTGA
- a CDS encoding DUF2000 family protein, whose translation MNPEIPSPARFTNKIAVLLREDLEAWQRLNVTAFLVSGFGTHDPEVIGQPYADGDGTPYLPMFRQPVMVFEGSKEQLATAHARALERGVATSVFIADMFVTGNDEDNRAAVRAVGRDALDLVGIAFYGPRNIVDKVVKGARKHP comes from the coding sequence ATGAACCCAGAGATCCCGTCGCCCGCCCGCTTCACGAACAAGATCGCCGTCCTGCTGCGCGAGGACCTCGAAGCCTGGCAGCGCCTGAACGTGACCGCTTTCCTGGTCAGCGGTTTCGGTACGCACGACCCGGAGGTGATCGGCCAACCCTACGCAGACGGGGACGGCACGCCGTACCTGCCGATGTTCCGGCAGCCCGTGATGGTCTTCGAGGGCAGCAAAGAGCAGTTGGCCACCGCTCACGCCCGAGCGCTCGAACGTGGCGTCGCGACCTCGGTCTTCATCGCCGACATGTTCGTCACCGGCAATGACGAGGACAACCGGGCCGCCGTGCGTGCGGTCGGCCGCGACGCGCTGGACTTGGTCGGCATCGCCTTCTACGGCCCGCGCAACATCGTGGACAAGGTCGTGAAGGGCGCGCGCAAGCACCCCTAG
- a CDS encoding pseudouridine synthase: MERRTAGSGRGGSSGGRRPLADPNEEGVRLQKVLAAAGIGSRRVCEEIIEMGRVSVDGKRVTEQGMRVKPESAVIHVDGMRISSAPDAFYVAFNKPRGVLSAMHDPEGRQTVGDYVADRGQRLFHVGRLDADTEGLILLMNDGELANRLAHPSYGVQKTYLARVEGVIPRDLGKRLRDGIELEDGFARVDSFRMVDAVGRNALVEVVIHEGRKHIVRRLLAEAGFPVNRLVRTHFGPIALGDQRPGKVRNLNQQEIGSLYKAVGL, translated from the coding sequence ATGGAGCGGCGCACGGCCGGATCGGGCCGCGGCGGATCGAGCGGCGGGCGGCGGCCCCTGGCCGACCCCAACGAGGAGGGCGTGCGCCTGCAGAAGGTGCTGGCCGCGGCGGGCATCGGCTCGCGGCGGGTGTGCGAGGAGATCATCGAGATGGGCCGGGTCTCCGTGGACGGGAAGCGGGTGACCGAGCAGGGTATGCGGGTCAAGCCCGAGTCCGCGGTCATCCACGTGGACGGGATGCGCATCTCCTCCGCCCCGGACGCCTTCTACGTGGCCTTCAACAAGCCGCGCGGGGTCCTGTCCGCGATGCACGACCCGGAGGGCCGCCAGACCGTCGGCGACTACGTGGCCGACCGCGGCCAGCGCCTGTTCCACGTGGGCCGGCTGGACGCGGACACCGAGGGCCTGATCCTGCTGATGAACGACGGCGAGCTGGCCAACCGGCTGGCCCACCCGTCGTACGGCGTGCAGAAGACCTACCTGGCCCGGGTCGAGGGCGTCATCCCGCGGGACCTGGGCAAGCGGCTGCGCGACGGCATCGAGCTCGAGGACGGCTTCGCCCGGGTGGACTCGTTCCGGATGGTCGACGCGGTGGGCCGCAACGCGCTGGTCGAAGTGGTGATCCACGAGGGCCGCAAGCACATCGTGCGGCGGCTGCTGGCCGAGGCCGGGTTCCCGGTCAACCGGCTGGTGCGCACCCACTTCGGGCCGATCGCGCTGGGCGACCAGCGTCCCGGCAAGGTGCGCAACCTCAACCAGCAGGAGATCGGCTCGCTGTACAAGGCCGTCGGGCTCTGA
- the pepN gene encoding aminopeptidase N — translation MPIAEITRAESAVRAGLLRVEKYHVSLDLTRGEKVFGSASVIRFSCAEPGADSYADLVAEQIHSVTLNGRALDPDAVYAGGRIALAGLAAENELRVVASCAYGSDGGGLGRYTDSADGKVYTYTNFEPSDARRVFANFEQPDLKAVFHVEVTAPAHWSVLGNTPAPEPAPAEEDASVATWSFPPTERLSTYLVCVTAGEYEVVYGSHTTTRGQVIPLELAARASLARHLEPEDMFLITGQGLDYFTTLFDCDFPYPKYGQIFVPEFRAGAMENPGLVTFTERLLFRSKVTDALYETRAVVILHEMAHMWFGDYVTMKWWGDLWLNESFAEFSGSFVSAEATRFTEAWTTFANGRKTWGYAQDQLPSTHPIAADVQTLNEALANFDGISYAKGASVLKALVAYVGREQFFAGLRAYFTEYAWSNASLGDLLTKLEEASGKSLADWSKAWLETAGPNTLAAEFELDQEGRFTAFTVVQTAPEAHPHLRPHRIAVGLYERRDGSLVRTGQVDVDVVGARTEVPGLVGTAQPDLVLLNDDDHTFALIEFDERSLATLVESIGDFAESLPRALSWSTAIRMMFQARLEVPAFVRMLARGMAKETSVSVLEFLHVQASMALRRFAAPEQIAAAKTQLASAALELLRTAEPGSDHQLAWAQLLAWSAADEEQQEFVSGLLSGAQSVPGLVVDTELRWMLLRRLAALGRAGDDEIDAELQRDATDQGRNHALAARAAIPDAEHKEAAWRRLTGEEFGPDAVRALTGGLGNGEHAELLAPYAERYFEDLPNLWEQRPEQMRALLAEVMFPYWAASEELLARIDAFTEANECDSSLLRVLIEARDTVERILLSRAL, via the coding sequence ATGCCCATCGCAGAGATCACCCGCGCAGAATCGGCCGTCCGGGCCGGGCTGCTGCGGGTGGAGAAGTACCACGTCTCGCTCGATCTGACCCGCGGGGAGAAGGTCTTCGGGTCCGCCTCGGTGATCCGCTTCTCCTGCGCCGAACCGGGCGCGGACAGCTACGCGGACCTGGTCGCCGAGCAGATCCACTCGGTGACCCTCAACGGCCGCGCCCTCGACCCGGACGCGGTCTACGCGGGCGGGCGGATCGCACTGGCCGGCCTGGCCGCGGAGAACGAGCTGCGGGTGGTGGCCTCCTGCGCCTACGGCAGCGACGGCGGCGGGCTCGGCCGGTACACCGACTCGGCCGACGGCAAAGTGTATACGTACACGAACTTCGAGCCGTCGGACGCCCGCCGGGTGTTCGCGAACTTCGAGCAGCCCGACCTCAAGGCGGTCTTCCACGTCGAGGTCACCGCGCCGGCGCACTGGAGCGTGCTGGGCAACACCCCCGCGCCCGAGCCCGCGCCGGCCGAGGAGGACGCGTCCGTCGCCACCTGGTCCTTCCCGCCGACCGAGCGCCTCTCGACCTATCTCGTCTGCGTCACCGCGGGCGAGTACGAGGTCGTGTACGGCTCGCACACCACCACCCGCGGCCAGGTGATCCCGCTGGAGCTGGCCGCCCGCGCCTCGCTCGCACGCCACCTCGAGCCCGAGGACATGTTCCTGATCACCGGTCAGGGCCTGGACTACTTCACCACCCTGTTCGACTGCGACTTCCCGTACCCGAAGTACGGCCAGATCTTCGTGCCCGAGTTCCGTGCTGGGGCGATGGAGAACCCGGGCCTGGTCACCTTCACCGAGCGGCTGCTGTTCCGCTCGAAGGTCACCGACGCGCTCTACGAGACCCGCGCCGTGGTGATCCTGCACGAGATGGCACACATGTGGTTCGGCGACTACGTCACCATGAAGTGGTGGGGCGACCTGTGGCTCAACGAGTCCTTCGCCGAGTTCTCCGGCAGCTTCGTCTCGGCCGAGGCCACCCGGTTCACCGAGGCCTGGACCACCTTCGCCAACGGCCGTAAGACCTGGGGCTACGCGCAGGACCAGCTGCCCTCCACCCACCCGATCGCGGCCGACGTGCAGACGTTGAACGAGGCGCTGGCCAACTTCGACGGCATCAGCTACGCCAAGGGCGCCTCCGTGCTCAAAGCCCTGGTGGCCTACGTCGGCCGGGAGCAGTTCTTCGCCGGCCTACGGGCTTACTTCACTGAGTACGCCTGGAGCAACGCCTCTCTCGGCGACCTGCTGACCAAGCTGGAGGAGGCGAGCGGGAAGAGCCTGGCCGACTGGTCGAAGGCCTGGCTGGAGACGGCCGGCCCGAACACCCTGGCCGCCGAGTTCGAGCTCGACCAGGAGGGCCGCTTCACCGCCTTCACGGTCGTCCAGACCGCCCCGGAGGCGCATCCGCACCTGCGGCCGCACCGGATCGCGGTGGGCCTGTACGAGCGGCGGGACGGCTCGCTGGTGCGCACCGGGCAGGTGGACGTGGACGTGGTCGGCGCGCGCACCGAGGTGCCCGGCCTCGTCGGCACGGCGCAGCCGGACCTGGTGCTGCTCAACGACGACGACCACACCTTCGCGCTGATCGAGTTCGACGAACGGTCGCTGGCCACTCTGGTGGAGTCGATCGGCGACTTCGCCGAGTCGCTGCCGCGCGCGCTGTCCTGGAGCACCGCGATCCGGATGATGTTCCAGGCCCGGCTGGAGGTCCCCGCGTTCGTGCGGATGCTCGCGCGCGGCATGGCCAAGGAGACGTCCGTCTCCGTGCTCGAATTCCTGCACGTGCAGGCGTCGATGGCGCTGCGCCGGTTCGCCGCCCCGGAGCAGATCGCCGCGGCGAAGACGCAGCTGGCCTCGGCCGCGCTGGAGCTGCTGCGCACGGCCGAGCCGGGCAGCGACCACCAGCTCGCCTGGGCGCAGCTGCTGGCCTGGTCCGCGGCGGACGAGGAGCAGCAGGAGTTCGTCAGCGGCCTGCTCTCCGGCGCGCAGAGCGTGCCGGGGCTGGTCGTGGACACCGAGCTGCGCTGGATGCTGCTCCGCCGCCTAGCCGCCCTCGGCCGCGCCGGCGACGACGAGATCGACGCCGAGCTGCAGCGCGACGCGACCGACCAGGGCCGCAACCACGCCCTCGCCGCCCGCGCCGCGATCCCCGACGCCGAGCACAAGGAGGCCGCCTGGCGCAGGCTTACCGGCGAGGAGTTCGGCCCGGACGCGGTCCGCGCACTCACCGGCGGCCTCGGCAACGGCGAGCACGCCGAGCTGCTCGCCCCCTACGCCGAGCGCTACTTCGAGGACCTGCCGAACCTGTGGGAGCAGCGCCCGGAGCAGATGCGCGCGCTGCTGGCCGAGGTGATGTTCCCGTACTGGGCGGCGTCGGAGGAGTTGCTCGCCCGGATCGACGCCTTCACTGAGGCGAACGAGTGCGACAGCTCCCTGCTGCGGGTGCTGATCGAGGCCCGCGACACCGTCGAGCGGATCCTGCTCTCCCGGGCGCTCTGA
- a CDS encoding nuclear transport factor 2 family protein, whose protein sequence is MIKDSNTLSPRDLAQQYFAMWNTGDTAAAPQILSATWNDHSHPEVADPAGVQAAVAAIRAARPEMRFEIEAILAEDHRVCVVGGIGGVNLPGQAGARLVWLFHVADGRLTDLWTYRAA, encoded by the coding sequence GTGATTAAGGACTCGAATACACTCTCGCCCCGCGACCTCGCTCAGCAGTATTTCGCCATGTGGAACACAGGCGACACCGCCGCCGCTCCGCAAATCCTCAGCGCCACCTGGAACGACCACTCCCACCCCGAGGTGGCCGACCCGGCCGGTGTGCAGGCCGCGGTGGCCGCGATCCGCGCTGCTCGCCCGGAGATGCGCTTCGAGATCGAGGCGATCCTGGCGGAGGACCACCGCGTCTGCGTGGTCGGCGGCATCGGCGGCGTGAACCTCCCCGGCCAGGCCGGCGCCCGCCTCGTCTGGCTGTTCCACGTGGCCGACGGGCGCCTGACCGACCTCTGGACCTACCGCGCCGCGTAA
- a CDS encoding IS256 family transposase: MDQVLSVEAEEHLVEELEQVEGARRVAAILAPEAIDSLLAEAEKAGGGAQELLAAITKAVLERALQVEMADHLGYEKGDPAGVGSPNSRNGSYPKTVVTASGPVRLQVPRDRAGSFEPRIVPKRTKRLGQVDEMILSLYARGMSTRDIRDHLAEVYGAEISPALVSNVTEVVREEIAEWQNRALDAVYPILYIDAIVVKVRESGSVVNKAAHLVIGVDTDGYKQVLGIWIEQKEGSRFWLNVLTSLRNRGLKDALVVCCDGLSGLPEAIGHVWPEAIVQTCVVHLIRTSMRYVAYADRKKIAAALRPIYTAANASAAEAALEALRGTFARSAPGVISAWERSWETFIPFLDFPLELRRVIYTTNAIESMNFQLRKISKTRGHFPDDDAAIKLLYLGIRRIEGRHIDGEGRHVPAGQLRGTGTYGWKRALNDFAIRFPGKLPV, translated from the coding sequence ATGGACCAGGTGCTGTCGGTGGAGGCCGAGGAGCATCTGGTGGAGGAGCTCGAGCAGGTCGAGGGTGCCCGTCGGGTCGCTGCGATCCTGGCTCCGGAGGCGATCGACTCTCTGCTGGCCGAGGCCGAGAAGGCCGGGGGCGGGGCGCAGGAGCTGCTGGCTGCGATCACCAAGGCGGTGCTCGAGCGGGCGCTGCAGGTGGAGATGGCGGATCACCTCGGCTACGAGAAGGGGGATCCGGCCGGGGTCGGCTCGCCCAACTCGCGCAACGGCTCCTACCCCAAGACCGTGGTCACCGCGTCCGGGCCGGTGCGCCTGCAGGTCCCGCGTGATCGGGCCGGCTCGTTCGAGCCGCGGATCGTGCCCAAGCGCACCAAGAGGCTCGGGCAGGTCGACGAGATGATCCTCTCGCTCTACGCCCGGGGGATGTCCACCCGCGACATCCGCGACCACCTCGCCGAGGTCTACGGCGCCGAGATCTCCCCCGCGCTGGTCTCCAACGTGACCGAGGTGGTGCGCGAGGAGATCGCCGAATGGCAGAACCGCGCGCTCGACGCGGTGTATCCGATCCTTTACATCGACGCGATCGTGGTGAAGGTCCGCGAGTCCGGCAGCGTCGTGAACAAGGCCGCGCACCTGGTGATCGGCGTGGACACCGACGGGTACAAGCAGGTGCTCGGCATCTGGATCGAACAGAAGGAGGGCTCCCGGTTCTGGCTCAACGTCCTGACCTCCCTGCGCAACAGGGGCCTGAAAGACGCCCTCGTCGTGTGCTGTGACGGGCTGAGCGGGCTGCCCGAGGCGATCGGGCACGTATGGCCCGAGGCGATCGTGCAGACCTGCGTGGTCCACCTGATCCGCACCTCGATGCGGTATGTCGCCTACGCCGACCGCAAGAAGATCGCCGCCGCGCTGCGCCCGATCTACACCGCCGCGAACGCCTCGGCCGCCGAGGCCGCGCTCGAAGCGCTGCGCGGCACGTTCGCCCGCAGCGCACCCGGGGTGATCTCCGCATGGGAGCGGTCCTGGGAGACGTTCATACCGTTTCTCGACTTCCCCCTCGAGCTGCGACGGGTCATCTACACGACCAACGCCATCGAGTCGATGAACTTCCAGCTCCGCAAGATCAGCAAGACCCGCGGGCACTTTCCCGACGACGACGCCGCGATCAAACTGCTCTACCTCGGCATCCGCCGCATCGAGGGCCGCCACATCGACGGCGAGGGCCGCCACGTGCCGGCCGGACAGCTGCGCGGCACCGGAACCTACGGCTGGAAGCGGGCCCTGAACGACTTCGCGATCCGCTTCCCCGGCAAACTCCCGGTCTGA
- a CDS encoding AAA family ATPase — MTTASGGQAGRWAGDVEIDDPYGIDDELRYEDGFDPDAEIEPDPEYAATLAPDPATQRRERVGPTGRPMPRFPAPRPAMEHGPAKIIAMCNQKGGVGKTTSTINLGAALAEYGRKVLLVDFDPQGALSVGLGVNPMELDRTVYNLLMERGVSIEDILLKTITPGMDLLPSNIDLSAAEVQLVTEVARESALARSLKPALSEYDYVIIDCQPSLGLLTVNALTAAHSVIVPLECEFFALRGVALLTETIEKVRERLNPDLELDGILATMYDARTVHSREVLARVVQAFGEQVFHTVIGRTVRFPETTVAGEPITSYASSSVGAAAYRQLAREVLARCPVA; from the coding sequence ATGACGACGGCTTCGGGCGGTCAGGCCGGCCGTTGGGCCGGCGACGTCGAGATCGACGATCCATACGGCATCGACGACGAGCTTCGCTACGAGGACGGGTTCGACCCCGATGCGGAGATAGAGCCCGATCCCGAGTACGCGGCCACCCTGGCCCCGGACCCGGCGACGCAGCGGCGCGAGCGGGTCGGCCCGACCGGGCGCCCGATGCCGCGCTTCCCGGCCCCGCGGCCGGCCATGGAGCACGGCCCGGCCAAGATCATCGCCATGTGCAACCAGAAGGGCGGGGTGGGCAAGACCACCTCGACCATCAACCTGGGCGCGGCGCTGGCCGAGTACGGACGCAAGGTGCTGCTGGTCGACTTCGACCCGCAGGGCGCGCTGTCGGTGGGCCTGGGCGTGAACCCGATGGAGCTCGACCGCACCGTCTACAACCTGCTGATGGAGCGGGGTGTCTCGATCGAGGACATCCTGCTCAAGACCATCACGCCGGGGATGGACCTGCTGCCGAGCAACATCGACCTGTCCGCGGCCGAGGTGCAGCTGGTCACCGAGGTGGCCCGGGAGTCGGCGCTGGCGCGCTCGCTCAAGCCCGCGCTGAGCGAGTACGACTACGTCATCATCGACTGCCAGCCCTCGCTCGGCCTGCTCACCGTCAATGCCCTGACGGCCGCGCACAGCGTGATCGTGCCGCTCGAGTGCGAGTTCTTCGCGCTGCGCGGCGTGGCCCTGCTGACCGAGACGATCGAGAAGGTGCGCGAGCGGCTCAACCCGGACCTCGAGCTCGACGGCATCCTGGCCACCATGTACGACGCGCGCACCGTGCACAGCCGGGAGGTGCTCGCCCGGGTCGTGCAGGCCTTCGGCGAGCAGGTCTTCCACACCGTGATCGGCCGCACCGTCCGCTTCCCGGAGACCACGGTCGCCGGCGAGCCGATCACCTCCTACGCCTCGAGCTCGGTCGGCGCCGCCGCCTACCGCCAGCTGGCGAGGGAGGTGCTCGCGCGGTGCCCCGTCGCGTGA
- a CDS encoding segregation and condensation protein A has translation MEQSVAEDESASAAPEETDESRPPAAVGPEPVVPFFGPPEPDPDDPSVFRVHLAEFQGPFDLLLSLIARHKLDVTTLALSQVTDDFIAYIRAQGSDWDLDAASEFLLIAATLLDLKAARLLPSAEVEDEEDLALLEARDLLFARLLQYRAYKQIAAGLSEWYAHGSLRHPRSVPLEPEFRDLLPELVFALTPEQFAKLAVKAMTPKVPPQVSIAHIHQIQVSVREQAAIVVEKLRVLRTATFQTLVADAPDTLHVVARFLALLELFRERAVGFDQDQSAAYAELTVHWTGDEDGDIDVDGEYDEGDADGEEEDGAERPARADFADITELTGIAESEYGDEEDES, from the coding sequence GTGGAGCAGAGTGTGGCCGAGGACGAGTCGGCGTCCGCGGCGCCGGAGGAGACCGATGAGTCCCGCCCGCCCGCGGCCGTCGGCCCCGAGCCGGTCGTCCCGTTCTTCGGCCCCCCTGAGCCCGATCCGGACGACCCGAGTGTCTTCCGCGTACACCTGGCCGAGTTCCAAGGCCCGTTCGACCTGCTGCTCTCGCTGATCGCCCGGCACAAGCTGGACGTCACCACACTCGCCCTCTCGCAGGTCACCGACGACTTCATCGCCTACATCCGGGCCCAAGGCTCGGACTGGGACCTGGACGCCGCCAGCGAGTTCCTGCTGATCGCGGCCACCCTGCTGGATCTCAAGGCGGCCCGGCTGCTGCCGTCCGCGGAGGTCGAGGACGAGGAGGACCTCGCCCTGCTCGAGGCGCGCGACCTGCTCTTCGCCCGGCTGCTGCAGTACCGCGCGTACAAGCAGATCGCGGCCGGCCTGTCCGAGTGGTACGCGCACGGCTCGCTGCGCCACCCGCGCTCGGTGCCGCTCGAGCCCGAGTTCCGCGACCTGCTGCCGGAGCTGGTCTTCGCGCTCACCCCGGAGCAGTTCGCCAAGCTGGCCGTGAAGGCGATGACGCCGAAGGTGCCGCCGCAGGTCTCGATCGCGCACATCCACCAGATCCAGGTGTCCGTGCGCGAACAGGCCGCGATCGTGGTGGAGAAGCTGCGGGTGCTGCGCACCGCCACGTTCCAGACCCTGGTCGCCGACGCCCCCGACACCCTGCACGTGGTGGCCCGGTTCCTCGCACTGCTCGAGCTCTTCCGGGAGCGCGCGGTCGGCTTCGACCAGGACCAGTCCGCCGCGTACGCGGAGCTGACGGTGCATTGGACCGGCGACGAGGACGGCGACATCGACGTGGACGGCGAGTACGACGAGGGCGACGCCGACGGCGAGGAAGAGGACGGCGCCGAGCGGCCGGCCCGGGCCGACTTCGCCGACATCACCGAGCTCACCGGTATTGCAGAGAGCGAATACGGCGACGAGGAGGACGAGTCGTGA
- a CDS encoding HNH endonuclease signature motif containing protein: MNAEAVTRLAQVFLDAPPEQRHAHFSLPALAVTIEPPAPAAAVKKPAVPAAAVKDPSAHVAGMKDPAVHTEIPAGCARTVFGALVPAGRLPKRGDPRRHELVTDGHTGTFDGIALDHDPRARLASPAQRGFLAWRDRYCTYPGCDRPLTFALHAHHIVPFAHGGETRVGNLRLYCAKHHTTVHQER; encoded by the coding sequence ATGAACGCGGAAGCGGTCACCCGGCTCGCACAGGTCTTCCTCGATGCCCCGCCCGAGCAGCGCCACGCCCACTTCTCCCTGCCCGCGCTCGCCGTCACCATCGAGCCTCCCGCACCCGCGGCGGCCGTGAAGAAGCCTGCCGTGCCCGCGGCGGCCGTGAAGGACCCTTCCGCGCATGTGGCGGGCATGAAGGATCCTGCCGTGCACACCGAGATCCCCGCCGGCTGTGCGCGCACGGTGTTCGGGGCGTTGGTTCCGGCCGGGCGCCTGCCCAAGCGCGGTGATCCGCGGCGCCACGAGCTGGTGACCGACGGGCACACGGGCACCTTCGACGGGATCGCGCTGGACCATGACCCCCGGGCGCGCCTGGCCTCGCCCGCGCAGCGCGGGTTTCTCGCATGGCGCGACCGGTACTGCACCTACCCGGGCTGTGACCGCCCCCTCACGTTCGCCCTGCACGCCCACCACATCGTCCCGTTCGCGCACGGCGGAGAGACGAGAGTCGGAAACCTCCGCCTGTACTGCGCGAAGCATCACACCACCGTCCACCAGGAGCGGTGA